A part of Desulfofundulus salinus genomic DNA contains:
- the argH gene encoding argininosuccinate lyase: MTKLWGGRFQKATDHLVDDFHSSISFDQRLYRYDIRGSMAHARMLAKQGIIAPEEAQAIIKGLEEILADIEAGRVEFSVAAEDIHMNIEQLLTERIGPVGKKLHTARSRNDQVALDVRMYLKDEIDAIIALLRQLQETLLDLAEKHLDTVMPGYTHLQRAQPITLAHHLMAYVQMFGRDLDRLQDCRRRTDVLPLGAGALAGTTFPIDPACVAEQLGFAAVAENSLDAVSDRDFAVEFTAAAALIMVHLSRFCEEIILWSSAEFAFVELDDAYSTGSSMMPQKKNPDVAELTRGKAGRVFGDLMTLLTMLKGLPLAYNKDMQEDKEALFDAVDTVKKCLRVFTPMVASLKVRPENMAGAARGGFTNATDLADYLVKKGVPFREAHEQVGKLVYYCLSRGKSLEELSLEEFRHFAPQVEEDVYRAIDIRQCVAARRVLGGPAPESVREAISRARERLGR, from the coding sequence GTGACCAAACTGTGGGGAGGACGCTTTCAAAAGGCTACGGATCACCTGGTGGACGACTTTCATTCTTCCATTTCCTTTGACCAGCGGTTGTACCGTTATGATATACGGGGCAGCATGGCCCATGCCCGTATGCTGGCCAAACAGGGGATTATTGCTCCGGAAGAGGCGCAGGCAATCATAAAGGGTCTGGAAGAAATCCTGGCCGACATTGAGGCCGGACGGGTGGAGTTTTCGGTGGCTGCCGAGGACATTCACATGAATATAGAACAACTGCTTACCGAACGCATCGGTCCGGTGGGAAAAAAGCTCCACACCGCCCGCAGCCGCAACGACCAGGTGGCCCTGGACGTGCGCATGTATCTTAAGGACGAAATTGACGCCATTATCGCTCTCCTCAGGCAGTTGCAGGAAACTTTACTGGATCTGGCCGAAAAACACCTGGATACGGTCATGCCCGGCTATACCCACCTGCAGCGGGCCCAGCCAATCACCCTGGCCCACCATTTAATGGCTTATGTGCAAATGTTTGGACGGGATTTGGACAGGCTGCAGGACTGCCGGCGGCGTACGGATGTCCTGCCCCTGGGTGCGGGGGCCCTGGCCGGCACCACCTTTCCCATAGATCCGGCCTGCGTGGCCGAACAGCTGGGTTTTGCCGCCGTGGCGGAAAATAGCCTGGATGCAGTCAGTGACCGGGACTTTGCTGTGGAATTTACGGCTGCCGCAGCTTTGATCATGGTGCACTTGAGCCGCTTTTGTGAGGAGATTATCCTCTGGTCTTCTGCAGAGTTTGCCTTTGTGGAGCTGGATGATGCCTACAGCACCGGCAGCAGCATGATGCCCCAGAAAAAGAACCCCGATGTGGCGGAGTTGACCCGGGGCAAAGCCGGCCGGGTGTTTGGCGATTTGATGACCCTTTTGACCATGCTTAAAGGTTTACCCCTGGCTTACAATAAAGACATGCAGGAAGATAAAGAAGCCCTTTTTGATGCCGTGGACACGGTCAAAAAGTGCCTGAGGGTTTTCACGCCCATGGTGGCCAGTTTAAAGGTGCGCCCGGAAAATATGGCCGGGGCGGCAAGGGGGGGCTTCACCAACGCCACCGACCTGGCGGACTACCTGGTGAAAAAAGGCGTACCCTTCCGGGAAGCCCATGAACAGGTAGGCAAACTGGTTTATTACTGCCTGTCCCGGGGTAAATCCCTGGAGGAACTGTCCCTGGAGGAGTTCAGGCATTTTGCCCCCCAGGTTGAAGAAGATGTCTACCGGGCCATTGATATCAGGCAGTGCGTGGCTGCCCGGCGAGTGCTGGGGGGGCCGGCACCGGAGTCTGTCCGGGAGGCTATTTCCCGGGCAAGGGAGAGGTTGGGCCGGTAA
- the ilvE gene encoding branched-chain-amino-acid transaminase: MGLIIYLDGKFVPEEQAVVSVFDHGLLYGDGVFEGIRAYHNRVFKLREHIIRLYESARTIGLDIPITMPEMEEVVLETCRRNGLRDGYIRLVVTRGRGDLGLDPRKCPNPTIFCIAASIQLYPEELYEKGLELVTVATRRNLPEACNPRVKSLNYLNNIYAKMEANLVGAPEAVMLNQEGYVAEATGDNIFIVKNGVLITPPPYAGILEGITRNTVMEIARQKGIPVEEKLFTRHDIYTADECFLTGTAAEVIPAVKLDGRVIGDGRPGKMTWELIHAYRELTRVDGPVIFREDERSMNCAG, from the coding sequence ATGGGACTGATTATTTATCTTGACGGCAAGTTTGTACCGGAAGAGCAGGCAGTGGTATCCGTTTTTGATCACGGCCTTCTATATGGGGACGGCGTTTTTGAAGGCATCCGGGCCTACCATAACCGGGTTTTCAAGCTTAGGGAGCATATTATACGCCTGTACGAGTCGGCGCGCACCATAGGCCTTGATATTCCCATCACCATGCCTGAAATGGAAGAAGTGGTACTGGAAACCTGCCGGCGCAACGGCCTGCGGGACGGCTACATTCGCCTGGTGGTCACCCGGGGCCGGGGGGATCTGGGCCTTGATCCCCGCAAGTGCCCCAATCCGACCATCTTCTGCATAGCCGCTTCCATCCAGCTCTACCCCGAAGAATTATATGAAAAGGGGTTGGAACTGGTTACCGTGGCCACCCGGCGGAACCTGCCCGAGGCCTGCAACCCGCGGGTCAAATCTTTAAACTACCTTAACAACATCTATGCCAAGATGGAGGCCAACCTGGTGGGTGCCCCCGAGGCGGTAATGCTCAACCAGGAAGGCTATGTGGCCGAGGCCACCGGGGACAACATTTTCATTGTAAAAAACGGCGTGCTCATTACCCCGCCGCCCTATGCGGGCATTCTGGAGGGGATTACCCGCAACACCGTGATGGAGATAGCCCGTCAAAAGGGCATCCCGGTGGAGGAGAAACTCTTTACCAGACATGATATTTACACCGCTGACGAGTGCTTCCTTACCGGCACGGCGGCGGAAGTTATCCCGGCGGTTAAGCTGGACGGGCGGGTCATTGGCGACGGCCGTCCCGGGAAAATGACCTGGGAGTTGATCCACGCCTACCGCGAACTGACCAGGGTTGACGGGCCGGTAATCTTCCGGGAAGATGAGCGTAGCATGAACTGTGCCGGCTAG
- the ilvD gene encoding dihydroxy-acid dehydratase translates to MRSDAIKKGLEKAPHRSLLKALGFVDQELERPMIGVVNSFNEIVPGHMHLNEITAAVKAGVRMAGGTPVEFPCIAVCDGIAMNHSGMKYSLASRELIADSIEVMVQAHQFDGLVLVTACDKIVPGMLMAAARLDIPAIVISGGPMLAGRYQGRDLSLSNMFEAVGAVRAGRMTEEELAALEEEACPGCGSCAGMFTANSMNCLTEAIGMALPGNGTIPAVSAARRRLAKLTGMRAVELVKEDVRPSSILTARAFENALAVDMALGCSTNTVLHLPAIAREAGVEISLDKINEISARTPNLCKLSPMGPYFMQDLHEAGGIPAVMAQLAKKDLLHLDLPTVSGQTVGELIRDRRVSRPEVIRDIENPHSPTGGIAILRGNLAPGGAVVKKAGVAPEMMVHRGPARVFDSEEEALKAILGGTINKGDVIVIRYEGPRGGPGMREMLAPTAAVAGMGLDRDVALLTDGRFSGATRGASIGHISPEAAAGGPLAVVRDGDMIVIDIPNYRLDVELSPEEIQDRLARWTPPAPRVTGGYLARYARQVSSASTGAVLE, encoded by the coding sequence GTGCGCAGCGACGCCATAAAAAAGGGTCTGGAAAAGGCCCCGCACCGTTCCCTTTTAAAGGCCCTGGGTTTCGTGGACCAGGAACTGGAGCGGCCCATGATCGGGGTGGTGAATTCCTTCAATGAAATCGTGCCGGGGCACATGCATTTAAACGAGATTACCGCCGCGGTCAAGGCCGGTGTGCGGATGGCCGGCGGCACGCCGGTGGAGTTTCCCTGCATTGCGGTTTGTGACGGCATTGCCATGAACCACAGCGGCATGAAGTATTCCCTGGCCAGCCGCGAGCTGATTGCCGATTCCATAGAGGTTATGGTCCAGGCCCACCAGTTTGACGGCCTGGTCCTGGTAACCGCCTGCGACAAGATCGTGCCGGGCATGCTCATGGCCGCCGCCAGGCTGGACATTCCAGCCATAGTGATCAGCGGAGGCCCCATGCTGGCCGGCCGCTACCAGGGCCGGGATTTGTCCTTGAGCAACATGTTCGAGGCCGTGGGAGCCGTGCGGGCGGGCCGGATGACGGAAGAGGAACTGGCCGCCCTGGAGGAGGAGGCCTGCCCGGGCTGCGGTTCCTGCGCCGGCATGTTCACCGCCAACTCCATGAACTGCCTTACCGAGGCCATCGGCATGGCCCTGCCCGGCAACGGCACCATCCCTGCCGTTTCGGCGGCCCGGCGCCGGCTGGCCAAGTTGACGGGTATGCGCGCCGTGGAACTGGTGAAAGAGGATGTGCGGCCGTCAAGCATCCTGACCGCCAGGGCCTTTGAGAACGCCCTGGCTGTGGATATGGCCCTGGGCTGCTCCACCAACACGGTACTGCACCTGCCGGCCATTGCCCGGGAGGCCGGGGTGGAAATCAGCCTGGACAAGATTAATGAAATCAGTGCCCGCACACCAAATTTGTGCAAGCTCAGCCCCATGGGGCCCTACTTCATGCAGGACCTCCATGAGGCGGGTGGTATTCCGGCGGTTATGGCCCAGCTGGCCAAGAAGGATCTGCTCCACCTGGATTTGCCCACGGTTTCCGGGCAAACTGTTGGCGAACTGATCCGGGACCGCCGGGTGAGCCGGCCGGAGGTGATCCGGGACATTGAGAATCCCCACAGCCCCACCGGCGGCATAGCCATCCTGCGGGGCAATCTGGCCCCTGGCGGGGCGGTGGTGAAAAAGGCCGGCGTGGCCCCGGAGATGATGGTGCACCGCGGGCCGGCCCGCGTCTTCGATTCCGAGGAAGAGGCCCTTAAAGCCATCCTGGGCGGCACGATAAACAAGGGGGATGTGATTGTCATTCGTTATGAAGGTCCCCGGGGCGGTCCCGGCATGCGGGAAATGCTGGCCCCCACGGCGGCGGTGGCGGGCATGGGGCTCGACAGGGATGTGGCCCTTTTGACCGATGGGCGTTTTTCTGGCGCCACCCGGGGTGCCTCCATCGGCCATATTTCCCCCGAGGCGGCTGCAGGCGGCCCCCTGGCCGTGGTCAGGGACGGGGATATGATTGTCATTGATATTCCCAATTATCGTCTCGACGTGGAACTTAGCCCTGAAGAAATCCAGGACCGGCTGGCCCGGTGGACTCCCCCTGCCCCCCGGGTGACCGGAGGTTACCTGGCCCGCTATGCCCGGCAGGTGAGTTCGGCCAGCACGGGAGCAGTTCTCGAATAG
- the ilvB gene encoding biosynthetic-type acetolactate synthase large subunit codes for MKKSGAQILVDSLLEQGVDTIFGYPGGAVLPIYDALYDADIRHILTRHEQGAAHAADGYARASGRPGVCLATSGPGATNLVTGIANAYMDSIPLVAFTGQVVTSQLGKDSFQEADITGITLPITKHNYLVKDVRDLARVIKEAFYIATTGRPGPVLVDIPKDVSSAQTEYEDPGPVNLPGYRPVLEPPAEQLNRAAEAIARAERPVIYAGGGVVYSGAHRELRRFAELILAPVATTLMGLGGFPGDHPLALGMLGMHGSKYANFAVCECDLLIAVGVRFDDRVTGKLESFAPQARIMHIDIDPAEIGKNVRVDIPLVGDVKRVLSALIERLEAKLPGAWQEKIQTWKKEYPITYEENGHLKPQHVIREIYRVTKGQARITTEVGQHQMWAAHYYTYTRPRTFISSGGLGTMGFGLPAAIGVQVACPDEIVFDIAGDGSIQMNIQELATAVNYDLPVKVAILDNGYLGMVRQWQELFYNRRYSYSELVNPDFVKLAEAYGAVGMRVEKPADVRPALEQALATSRPVLIDFIIEREENVLPFVPPGESLDRMLG; via the coding sequence ATGAAAAAATCCGGGGCACAAATCCTGGTCGACAGTTTGCTGGAGCAGGGAGTGGATACCATCTTCGGTTATCCCGGAGGCGCGGTATTGCCCATCTATGATGCCCTCTACGATGCAGATATCCGGCACATTTTAACCAGGCACGAGCAGGGTGCTGCCCACGCGGCGGACGGCTATGCCCGGGCTTCCGGCCGGCCGGGGGTATGTCTGGCCACCTCCGGCCCCGGCGCCACCAACCTGGTCACGGGCATTGCCAATGCCTACATGGATTCCATACCCCTGGTGGCCTTTACCGGGCAGGTGGTTACCTCCCAGCTGGGGAAGGACTCCTTCCAGGAAGCGGATATTACCGGGATCACCCTGCCCATTACCAAGCACAATTATCTGGTGAAGGACGTGCGGGACCTGGCCCGGGTCATCAAGGAGGCCTTTTACATCGCCACCACCGGCAGGCCCGGCCCGGTACTGGTGGATATTCCCAAGGACGTCTCCAGCGCCCAAACCGAGTACGAGGACCCCGGCCCGGTGAACCTGCCCGGGTACCGTCCGGTGCTGGAGCCGCCGGCGGAACAGCTCAACCGGGCGGCGGAGGCCATTGCCCGGGCCGAGCGGCCGGTCATTTACGCCGGGGGCGGCGTGGTTTATTCCGGCGCCCACCGGGAGCTGCGCCGCTTTGCCGAGCTGATCCTGGCCCCGGTGGCCACCACCCTTATGGGTCTGGGGGGCTTCCCCGGGGATCATCCACTGGCTCTGGGCATGCTGGGCATGCACGGCAGCAAGTACGCCAACTTTGCTGTCTGCGAGTGCGACCTGCTGATTGCCGTGGGCGTGCGGTTTGACGACCGGGTTACCGGCAAGCTGGAGAGTTTTGCTCCCCAGGCCAGGATCATGCACATTGACATTGACCCGGCGGAAATAGGGAAGAATGTACGGGTAGACATTCCCCTGGTGGGGGATGTCAAGCGGGTGTTGTCCGCCCTCATTGAGCGTCTTGAAGCCAAGTTGCCGGGTGCCTGGCAGGAGAAGATCCAGACCTGGAAAAAGGAATATCCCATTACCTACGAGGAAAACGGCCACCTCAAGCCCCAGCATGTCATCCGGGAGATTTACCGGGTGACCAAAGGCCAGGCCAGGATTACTACCGAGGTGGGCCAGCACCAGATGTGGGCGGCCCATTATTACACTTATACCCGCCCCCGGACCTTTATCTCTTCCGGCGGGCTGGGTACCATGGGCTTTGGCCTGCCGGCGGCCATCGGCGTGCAGGTGGCCTGCCCCGATGAGATTGTCTTTGATATCGCCGGCGACGGCAGCATTCAGATGAACATCCAGGAGCTGGCCACGGCGGTAAACTACGACCTGCCGGTAAAGGTGGCCATCCTGGATAACGGATACCTGGGCATGGTGCGCCAGTGGCAGGAACTCTTTTACAACCGCCGTTATTCTTACAGCGAACTGGTCAACCCCGATTTTGTCAAGCTGGCCGAGGCATACGGCGCGGTGGGCATGCGGGTGGAAAAACCTGCGGACGTCAGGCCTGCCCTGGAGCAGGCCCTGGCCACATCCAGGCCGGTGCTCATCGATTTCATCATTGAGCGGGAAGAAAATGTGCTGCCCTTTGTTCCTCCGGGCGAGTCCCTGGACCGCATGTTAGGTTAA
- the ilvN gene encoding acetolactate synthase small subunit encodes MRHTLAVLVENNPGVLARVAGLFSRRGYNIDSLAVGRTDNPAISRMTIVVEGDDRVLEQVTKQLHKLIDVIKISDITADEYVDRELVLIKVNAGPEKRGEIMQIADIFRARIVDLGRRTMILECTGNEGKVKAFEESLRPYGIKELVRTGKIAMLRGSRYTSINTNGSREDE; translated from the coding sequence ATGCGACACACCCTGGCGGTGCTGGTGGAAAACAACCCCGGGGTCCTGGCCCGGGTGGCCGGCCTGTTCAGCCGGCGGGGATACAACATTGACAGCCTGGCGGTGGGGCGCACCGACAACCCGGCCATTTCCCGCATGACTATTGTGGTGGAGGGAGACGACCGGGTACTGGAACAGGTGACCAAGCAGCTCCACAAGCTCATCGACGTGATCAAGATCAGCGACATCACCGCCGACGAATACGTGGACCGGGAACTGGTGCTCATCAAGGTGAATGCCGGGCCGGAAAAACGGGGGGAAATCATGCAGATTGCCGATATCTTCCGTGCCCGCATTGTGGATCTTGGCCGCCGGACTATGATTCTGGAGTGCACCGGCAACGAGGGTAAGGTTAAGGCTTTTGAGGAGTCGCTGCGGCCTTACGGCATCAAGGAACTGGTGAGAACCGGTAAAATTGCCATGCTGCGGGGTTCCCGCTATACCAGTATCAATACCAATGGTTCACGGGAGGATGAGTGA
- the ilvC gene encoding ketol-acid reductoisomerase encodes MAKVYYDSDADLSLLQGKVIAVLGYGSQGHAQAQNLKDSGLNVIVGLPETSRSREKAEADGFEVYTPAGAAERADIIQVLVPDEVQPGLYKEHIAPHLRSGKALMFSHGFNIHYGQITPPADVDVFMVAPKGPGHIVRRMFVEGKGVPCLVAVHQDASGRAKELALAYARGIGGTRAGVFETTFKEETETDLFGEQAVLCGGVSELIKAGFDTLVEAGYAPEMAYFECLHELKLIVDLIYEGGLSWMRYSISNTAEYGDYMVGKRIITEETRREMKRVLQEIQNGQFAKQWILENQANRPMFNAMRRREAEHPIEKVGAELRKMMPWLQKR; translated from the coding sequence ATGGCTAAAGTTTACTACGACAGCGATGCCGATCTGAGCTTACTGCAGGGAAAGGTCATTGCGGTTCTGGGCTACGGCAGCCAGGGACACGCCCAGGCCCAGAATTTAAAAGACAGCGGGTTAAATGTGATCGTTGGCCTGCCGGAAACCAGCCGCAGCCGGGAAAAGGCTGAGGCCGATGGATTTGAGGTTTATACACCGGCCGGGGCGGCTGAGCGTGCGGACATCATCCAGGTGCTGGTACCCGATGAGGTCCAGCCCGGGCTGTATAAAGAGCACATTGCCCCCCACCTGAGGAGCGGCAAGGCCCTGATGTTCTCCCATGGCTTCAACATCCATTATGGACAGATTACTCCCCCGGCAGATGTGGATGTCTTTATGGTGGCACCAAAGGGGCCGGGACACATCGTCCGCCGCATGTTTGTAGAAGGGAAAGGGGTGCCCTGCCTGGTGGCCGTCCATCAGGATGCCAGCGGCCGGGCAAAAGAGCTGGCCCTGGCCTACGCCAGGGGCATCGGCGGCACCCGGGCCGGCGTTTTCGAGACCACCTTTAAGGAAGAAACGGAAACCGACCTCTTTGGCGAGCAGGCGGTGCTGTGCGGCGGGGTTTCCGAGTTAATCAAGGCCGGCTTCGACACCCTGGTGGAGGCCGGGTACGCCCCGGAAATGGCCTACTTTGAGTGCCTGCACGAACTCAAGCTCATCGTCGACCTGATCTACGAGGGCGGCCTGAGCTGGATGCGTTACTCCATCAGCAACACCGCCGAATATGGGGATTACATGGTCGGTAAGCGCATCATCACCGAAGAAACCCGCAGGGAAATGAAGCGGGTATTGCAGGAGATCCAGAACGGCCAGTTTGCCAAACAGTGGATCCTGGAAAACCAGGCCAACCGGCCCATGTTCAACGCCATGCGCCGCCGGGAGGCCGAACACCCCATCGAAAAGGTGGGGGCTGAGCTGCGCAAGATGATGCCCTGGCTGCAGAAGCGCTAA
- the ilvB gene encoding biosynthetic-type acetolactate synthase large subunit encodes MKITAAQALVRCLELEKVDIVFGYPGGAMLPVYDALYHSSIKHVLVRHEQGAVHAADGYARVTGRVGVCMATSGPGATNLVTGIANAYMDSVPLVVFTGQVPTSQVGTDAFQEVDITGITIPITKHNYLVKDPAALPQIIKNAFHIASTGRPGPVLIDLPRDVAGATIDFHYPETVKLRGYKPTYRGHPTKISQAAELINQSQRPVIYAGGGILNSGASEELLELAELISAPVTNTFMGLSSFPGDHPLFLGMLGLHGTRYANLAVTECDLLIALGARFDDRVTGKLARFAPHAAVIHVDIDPAEIGKNVPVHVPIVGDVKLVLQALLPLLKKTDRSPWLARVQELRELYPLRYNREGGLKPQYIIEELYRHTRGCATIATDVGQHQMWVAQYYRFKHPRGLISSGGLGTMGFGLPAAIGAQLGLPDQQVILVTGDGSFQMTMQELATVREQELPIKIFMINNQTLGMVRQLQEYYCEGRYMAVDFKFHPDFVTLARAYGIKGYTVETEEEAQRVIPEALGTTGPVLVNCLVSPQEKVLPMVPSGRGIDETFEG; translated from the coding sequence TTGAAGATTACCGCTGCCCAGGCCCTCGTCCGCTGCCTGGAGCTGGAAAAGGTGGATATTGTTTTCGGATATCCGGGAGGCGCCATGCTCCCCGTATACGACGCCCTCTATCATTCCTCCATCAAGCATGTGCTGGTCCGCCACGAGCAGGGGGCTGTGCATGCCGCCGATGGTTACGCCCGGGTCACCGGCCGGGTGGGAGTATGCATGGCTACCTCCGGACCGGGAGCCACCAACCTGGTGACCGGGATAGCCAACGCCTACATGGACTCGGTTCCCCTGGTGGTTTTTACCGGCCAGGTACCCACCAGCCAGGTGGGCACCGATGCCTTTCAGGAAGTGGATATCACGGGGATTACCATTCCCATTACCAAGCATAATTACCTGGTAAAAGACCCGGCCGCCCTGCCCCAGATCATCAAGAACGCCTTTCATATCGCTTCCACCGGCCGGCCGGGGCCGGTACTCATTGACCTGCCCAGGGATGTGGCCGGGGCGACCATTGACTTTCACTATCCTGAAACGGTGAAGCTGCGGGGGTATAAGCCCACCTACCGGGGGCATCCGACCAAAATCAGCCAGGCTGCGGAATTGATCAACCAATCACAGCGCCCGGTGATTTACGCCGGCGGCGGTATACTCAATTCCGGGGCCAGCGAAGAGCTTCTGGAGCTGGCCGAGTTAATTTCCGCCCCGGTTACCAATACCTTCATGGGGCTTTCCAGCTTTCCCGGGGATCACCCGCTGTTTTTGGGGATGCTCGGCCTGCACGGGACCCGTTACGCCAACCTGGCCGTAACGGAGTGCGATTTGCTCATTGCCCTGGGGGCCAGATTTGACGACCGGGTAACGGGCAAGCTGGCCAGATTTGCTCCCCACGCGGCGGTGATCCACGTGGACATCGACCCGGCCGAAATTGGCAAGAACGTGCCGGTGCATGTACCCATCGTGGGGGACGTGAAGCTGGTGCTGCAGGCCCTCCTGCCCCTGCTCAAGAAAACCGACCGTTCCCCCTGGCTGGCCCGCGTCCAGGAACTGCGGGAACTTTACCCTTTGCGCTACAACCGGGAAGGCGGCTTGAAACCCCAGTACATCATTGAAGAATTGTACCGCCACACCAGAGGCTGCGCCACCATCGCCACCGATGTGGGCCAGCACCAGATGTGGGTGGCCCAGTACTACCGGTTTAAGCACCCGCGCGGCCTGATATCTTCGGGCGGTTTGGGTACCATGGGATTTGGCCTGCCCGCCGCCATTGGCGCCCAGCTGGGACTGCCCGACCAGCAGGTTATCCTGGTTACCGGCGACGGCAGTTTCCAGATGACCATGCAGGAGCTGGCTACGGTGCGGGAGCAGGAGCTGCCCATAAAAATATTCATGATCAATAACCAGACCCTGGGCATGGTGCGCCAGCTCCAGGAATATTACTGCGAGGGCCGCTACATGGCCGTGGATTTCAAGTTCCATCCCGATTTCGTCACCCTGGCCAGGGCCTATGGCATCAAGGGCTATACCGTAGAGACTGAAGAAGAGGCGCAAAGGGTCATCCCCGAGGCGCTCGGCACGACCGGCCCGGTGCTGGTCAATTGCCTGGTAAGTCCACAGGAGAAAGTTTTGCCCATGGTTCCCAGCGGACGTGGAATTGACGAAACCTTTGAAGGTTGA
- a CDS encoding 2-isopropylmalate synthase: MTRRIYIFDTTLRDGEQSPGVSLNVMEKLQIARQLARLGVDVIEAGFPITSPGDYEAVKTIAREVRGVTVAALARANFQDIDQAWEAVKGAEQPRIHTFIATSPIHMRHKLRMTEEQVIEAAVAAVKRARSYVSDVEFSAEDASRSELDFLCRVLEAAIAAGATVVNIPDTVGYATPEEFARFIRDIRQRVPGIEKVVLSVHCHDDLGLAVANSLAAVAAGANQVEGAINGIGERAGNAALEEVVMALYTRRDQFGCETSIRTEEIYRTSRLVSSLTGMPVQPNKAVVGKNAFAHESGIHQDGVLKERTTYEIMNPVMVGISQSNLVLGKHSGRHAFRQRLLELGYELGEEELNKAFQQFKVLADKKKEITDADLEAIVEEELRPVPVTYTLEYLHISTGTTIVPTATVGLKKGDEVFEEAACGNGPVDAICRAVDKVTGVPCVLKSWGVNAVTSGKDAIGEVTLKISENGGKTYLGRGISTDILEASAKAYVNAVNRLLWESGRLTDKSNEVS, translated from the coding sequence ATGACCCGGCGTATTTACATCTTTGATACTACCTTAAGGGACGGGGAACAATCCCCGGGGGTAAGCCTCAACGTGATGGAGAAATTGCAGATCGCCAGGCAGCTGGCCAGGCTGGGAGTAGACGTGATTGAAGCCGGTTTTCCCATCACTTCCCCCGGGGATTACGAGGCGGTTAAGACCATTGCCCGGGAAGTGCGGGGCGTGACCGTGGCGGCCCTGGCCCGGGCCAATTTCCAGGATATCGACCAGGCCTGGGAGGCCGTTAAGGGGGCGGAGCAGCCCCGGATTCACACCTTTATTGCCACCTCGCCCATTCACATGCGCCACAAGCTGCGCATGACCGAAGAACAGGTAATAGAAGCTGCCGTGGCGGCGGTCAAGCGTGCCAGGAGTTATGTTTCCGACGTGGAGTTTTCCGCCGAGGACGCCTCCCGGTCGGAGCTGGATTTCCTGTGCCGGGTGCTGGAGGCGGCTATTGCGGCCGGGGCCACGGTGGTGAACATCCCGGACACGGTGGGTTACGCCACGCCCGAGGAATTCGCCCGCTTCATCCGGGACATCCGCCAGCGGGTGCCGGGCATTGAGAAGGTGGTGCTGAGCGTGCACTGCCACGACGACCTGGGGCTGGCGGTGGCCAATTCCCTGGCGGCGGTGGCGGCCGGGGCCAACCAGGTGGAAGGGGCCATCAACGGCATCGGCGAGCGGGCCGGAAACGCCGCCCTGGAAGAGGTGGTCATGGCCCTTTATACCCGGCGGGACCAGTTCGGCTGTGAGACCAGCATCCGCACGGAAGAAATTTACCGCACCAGCCGCCTGGTGTCCAGCCTCACCGGCATGCCCGTGCAGCCCAACAAGGCGGTGGTGGGTAAAAACGCCTTTGCCCACGAATCGGGCATTCACCAGGACGGGGTGCTCAAGGAGCGTACCACCTACGAGATCATGAACCCGGTGATGGTGGGGATCAGCCAGAGCAACCTGGTTCTGGGGAAGCACTCGGGGCGGCACGCCTTCCGGCAGAGACTTTTAGAGCTGGGGTACGAGCTCGGCGAGGAGGAGCTCAACAAGGCCTTTCAGCAGTTCAAGGTCCTGGCCGATAAGAAAAAGGAAATTACCGACGCGGACCTGGAGGCCATTGTGGAGGAAGAACTGCGCCCGGTGCCGGTAACCTATACCCTGGAGTACCTGCACATTTCCACGGGTACGACCATAGTGCCCACGGCCACCGTCGGGTTGAAGAAGGGCGACGAGGTCTTTGAGGAGGCGGCCTGCGGCAACGGCCCCGTGGATGCCATCTGCCGGGCGGTCGACAAGGTCACCGGTGTTCCCTGCGTACTCAAAAGCTGGGGGGTTAATGCCGTTACCTCCGGTAAGGACGCCATTGGCGAGGTTACCTTGAAAATCTCCGAAAACGGCGGCAAGACCTACCTGGGCCGGGGCATCAGCACGGACATCCTGGAGGCCAGCGCCAAAGCTTACGTCAACGCGGTCAACAGGCTCCTCTGGGAGTCGGGTAGGCTAACAGACAAGAGCAACGAGGTGAGTTAA